One Misgurnus anguillicaudatus chromosome 19, ASM2758022v2, whole genome shotgun sequence genomic region harbors:
- the h3f3a gene encoding H3 histone, family 3A, with protein MARTKQTARKSTGGKAPRKQLATKAARKSAPSTGGVKKPHRYRPGTVALREIRRYQKSTELLIRKLPFQRLVREIAQDFKTDLRFQSAAIGALQEASEAYLVGLFEDTNLCAIHAKRVTIMPKDIQLARRIRGERA; from the exons ATGGCTCGTACCAAGCAGACCGCGCGTAAATCCACTGGCGGTAAGGCGCCCAGGAAACAGCTGGCGACCAAAGCCGCAAGGAAGAGCGCGCCCTCTACTGGTGGTGTCAAGAAACCCCATAGATACAG ACCTGGAACTGTTGCTCTGAGAGAGATTCGTCGTTATCAGAAGTCAACAGAGTTGCTCATCCGCAAGTTGCCCTTTCAGCGTTTGGTGAGGGAAATTGCACAGGACTTCAAAACTGACCTGCGTTTCCAGAGTGCAGCTATCGGTGCCCTGCAG GAAGCAAGCGAGGCCTACCTTGTCGGTCTGTTTGAGGACACAAACTTGTGTGCCATCCATGCCAAGAGAGTCACGATCATGCCCAAGGACATCCAGCTGGCACGGCGAATCAGAGGAGAGAGAGCATAA
- the gper1 gene encoding G-protein coupled estrogen receptor 1: MEMQTTAVIQIYMNGTEQLNATYDFNLTDVKESVDTYEFYIIGLFLSCLYTIFLFPIGFIGNILILVVNLNHTEKMTIPDLYFVNLAVADLILVADSLIEVFNLNEKYYDYAVLCTFMSLFLQVNMYSSIFFLTWMSFDRYVALASSVSSSPLRTMQHAKLSCGLIWMASILATLLPFTIVQTQHTGEVHFCFANVFEIQWLEVTIGFLLPFSVIGLCYSLIFRILMRAQKHRGLWPRRQKALRMIVVVVLVFFICWLPENVFISIQLLQGTADPSKRIGTTLWHDFPLSGHIVNLAAFSNSCLNPIIYSFLGETFRDKLRLFIKRKANWSVVYRFCNHTLDLRIPVRGESEV, translated from the coding sequence ATGGAAATGCAGACTACCGCTGTGATTCAGATTTACATGAATGGCACCGAGCAGCTGAACGCTACTTATGACTTCAACCTAACCGATGTCAAAGAAAGCGTAGACACCTATGAGTTTTACATCATCGGACTGTTTCTATCCTGTCTCTACACCATTTTCCTTTTTCCCATCGGGTTCATCGGGAACATCCTCATTTTGGTCGTCAACCTTAACCATACAGAAAAGATGACCATCCCTGATCTGTACTTTGTCAACCTGGCGGTGGCGGACCTCATTCTGGTGGCGGACTCGCTTATTGAGGTCTTCAACCTGAACGAGAAATACTACGACTACGCCGTCCTGTGCACCTTCATGTCGCTATTCCTCCAGGTGAACATGTACAGCAGCATCTTCTTCCTGACATGGATGAGTTTCGACCGCTACGTCGCTCTCGCCAGCTCCGTGAGCAGCAGCCCGTTGCGAACCATGCAGCACGCCAAGCTCAGCTGCGGCCTCATCTGGATGGCGTCCATCTTGGCGACTCTGCTTCCGTTTACCATCGTACAGACGCAGCACACCGGCGAGGTGCACTTTTGCTTCGCCAACGTCTTCGAGATCCAGTGGCTCGAGGTGACCATTGGATTTCTGCTGCCCTTCTCCGTCATCGGTTTGTGTTATTCCCTCATCTTTCGCATTCTCATGCGGGCTCAGAAGCACAGGGGTCTGTGGCCGCGCCGGCAGAAGGCCCTGCGGATGATCGTGGTGGTGGTGCTTGTTTTCTTCATTTGCTGGCTCCCTGAAAACGTCTTCATCAGCATCCAGTTGCTCCAAGGCACGGCCGACCCATCAAAGCGGATCGGGACCACGCTGTGGCACGATTTCCCATTGTCCGGACACATCGTCAACCTGGCCGCGTTCTCCAACAGCTGCCTTAACCCAATCATTTACAGCTTCCTTGGAGAGACTTTCAGGGACAAGTTGCGTCTCTTTATTAAGAGGAAGGCCAACTGGTCAGTTGTTTATCGCTTTTGTAACCACACTCTGGACTTGCGCATCCCCGTTAGGGGCGAATCAGAAGTTTAA